In Notolabrus celidotus isolate fNotCel1 chromosome 8, fNotCel1.pri, whole genome shotgun sequence, a genomic segment contains:
- the anxa6 gene encoding annexin A6 isoform X1, with protein MVFRGTITDAPDFDPAVDAETLYNAMKGFGSDKEAILDLVTSRSNAQRQEVIAAYKCSYGKDLIEDLKYELTGHFERLIVSLMRTSAYHDAKEIHDAVNGAGTNERCLIEVMASRTNKQTHDMVEAYKDAYGRDIEEDVIADTSGHFKKMLIVLLQGTRDESGVVDADLVEQDAQDLFAAGEEQWGTDEAKFIMILGNRSVTHLRMVFDAYEKIAECSIEDSIKSELSGDFERLMLAVVQCIRSVSMFFAKRLYKSMKGLGTADNTLIRIMISRSEIDMLDIRECFRLGYEKSLYNMIKDDTSGDYKRTLLNLCGGDDDLAGEFFPEAAQIAYKMWELSSMTKVQLRPTIRPASSFDPAADAQALRKAMKGFGTDEDAIIDIVAQRSNAQRQEIRQTFKSLLGRDLMKDLKSELSKNLERLIIALMLTPAEFDAKMMRKAMEGAGTDEHSLIEILVTRSNEEIHAMNAAYQDAYKKSMEEAIQSDTSGHFCRILVSLVQGAREEGPADMERASSDAQDLADACNAESDDMEMKFMSILCTRSFPHLRKVFQEFVKCSNKDIEQIIKKEMSGDVKNAFYAIVRSVKNKPSYFADRLYKAMKGLGTDDRALIRIMVSRSEIDLFNIRKEFKETHDASLHEFIQVETMLGDTSGDYRKTLLILCGGED; from the exons ATG GTGTTTAGAGGCACAATAACAGATGCTCCGGACTTTGATCCTGCTGTTGACGCGGAGACCCTTTACAATGCTATGAAAGGCTTCG GCAGTGATAAAGAGGCCATTTTGGATCTTGTCACCTCAAGAAGTAATGCACAGAGGCAGGAAGTCATTGCAGCATACAAGTGCAGCTATGGAAAG GACCTGATCGAGGATCTGAAGTATGAGCTGACAGGCCATTTTGAGCGTCTCATCGTCAGTCTGATGAGGACATCAGCCTACCACGATGCCAAAGAAATCCATGATGCTGTCAAT GGAGCTGGAACAAACGAGAGATGCCTTATTGAAGTCATGGCATCCAGAACCAACAAACAGACTCATGATATGGTTGAAGCTTACAAGGATG CTTATGGCAGAGACATAGAAGAGGATGTGATTGCTGACACTTCAGGCCATTTTAAGAAGATGCTGATTGTTTTACTTCAG GGGACCAGAGATGAGTCAGGGGTTGTGGATGCAGACCTGGTGGAGCAGGATGCACAA GACCTTTTTGCAGCGGGAGAGGAGCAGTGGGGGACAGACGAGGCCAAATTCATCATGATCCTGGGAAACCGTAGCGTGACCCACCTTCGCATGG TTTTCGATGCATACGAGAAGATCGCAGAGTGCTCCATAGAGGACAGCATAAAGAGCGAGCTGTCTGGAGACTTTGAGAGGCTCATGCTGGCTGTTG TCCAGTGCATCAGGAGTGTTTCCATGTTCTTTGCCAAACGCCTTTACAAGTCAATGAAG GGTCTGGGTACAGCTGACAACACCCTGATCAGGATCATGATTTCTCGCTCTGAGATAGACATGTTGGACATTCGAGAGTGCTTCCGGTTAGGATATGAAAAGTCACTATACAACATGATTAAG GATGACACATCAGGGGATTACAAGAGGACTCTGCTGAACCTGTGTGGAGGAGATGATGA CTTAGCTGGAGAGTTCTTTCCTGAAGCTGCTCAGATAGCCTACAAGATGTGGGAATTAAGTTCCATGACCAAAGTCCAG TTAAGACCAACAATCCGTCCTGCATCCAGTTTCGACCCAGCCGCTGATGCACAAGCCCTGAGGAAAGCTATGAAGGGATTTG GAACAGATGAAGATGCAATCATTGACATTGTTGCACAGAGAAGCAACGCTCAGAGGCAAGAGATCAGACAGACCTTCAAATCCCTCCTTGGAAGG GATCTGATGAAAGACTTGAAGTCTGAACTGTCGAAGAACTTGGAGAGGTTGATCATTGCGCTCATGTTGACCCCTGCAGAGTTTGATGCCAAAATGATGAGGAAGGCAATGGAG GGCGCTGGGACAGATGAACATAGCCTGATCGAGATTCTTGTCACCAGAAGCAACGAGGAAATACATGCCATGAATGCAGCTTACCAGGACG CCTACAAGAAGTCTATGGAGGAAGCCATTCAGTCTGACACATCAGGCCACTTCTGTCGCATTCTTGTTTCTCTGGTGCAG GGTGCAAGAGAGGAGGGCCCTGCTGACATGGAGAGAGCCTCTTCAGATGCTCAG GATCTTGCCGATGCATGCAATGCAGAGTCTGATGACATGGAGATGAAGTTTATGAGTATTCTGTGCACTAGAAGCTTCCCCCATCTTAGAAAAG TTTTTCAGGAGTTTGTCAAATGCAGCAACAAGGACATTGAACAGATAATTAAGAAGGAGATGTCAGGAGACGTCAAAAATGCCTTTTATGCTATAg TTCGCAGCGTAAAGAACAAGCCCTCTTATTTTGCAGACCGTTTGTACAAAGCCATGAAG GGTCTTGGCACAGACGACAGAGCCCTGATCCGCATCATGGTGTCCCGTAGCGAGATTGACCTTTTCAACATTCGCAAAGAATTCAAGGAAACACATGACGCCTCTCTTCATGAATTCATCCAGGTAGAAACTATGCTC GGTGACACCTCAGGAGACTATCGTAAAACCCTGCTCATACTCTGTGGAGGGGAAGACTAA
- the anxa6 gene encoding annexin A6 isoform X2: MVFRGTITDAPDFDPAVDAETLYNAMKGFGSDKEAILDLVTSRSNAQRQEVIAAYKCSYGKDLIEDLKYELTGHFERLIVSLMRTSAYHDAKEIHDAVNGAGTNERCLIEVMASRTNKQTHDMVEAYKDAYGRDIEEDVIADTSGHFKKMLIVLLQGTRDESGVVDADLVEQDAQDLFAAGEEQWGTDEAKFIMILGNRSVTHLRMVFDAYEKIAECSIEDSIKSELSGDFERLMLAVVQCIRSVSMFFAKRLYKSMKGLGTADNTLIRIMISRSEIDMLDIRECFRLGYEKSLYNMIKDDTSGDYKRTLLNLCGGDDDLAGEFFPEAAQIAYKMWELSSMTKVQLRPTIRPASSFDPAADAQALRKAMKGFGTDEDAIIDIVAQRSNAQRQEIRQTFKSLLGRDLMKDLKSELSKNLERLIIALMLTPAEFDAKMMRKAMEGAGTDEHSLIEILVTRSNEEIHAMNAAYQDAYKKSMEEAIQSDTSGHFCRILVSLVQGAREEGPADMERASSDAQDLADACNAESDDMEMKFMSILCTRSFPHLRKVFQEFVKCSNKDIEQIIKKEMSGDVKNAFYAIVRSVKNKPSYFADRLYKAMKGLGTDDRALIRIMVSRSEIDLFNIRKEFKETHDASLHEFIQGDTSGDYRKTLLILCGGED; the protein is encoded by the exons ATG GTGTTTAGAGGCACAATAACAGATGCTCCGGACTTTGATCCTGCTGTTGACGCGGAGACCCTTTACAATGCTATGAAAGGCTTCG GCAGTGATAAAGAGGCCATTTTGGATCTTGTCACCTCAAGAAGTAATGCACAGAGGCAGGAAGTCATTGCAGCATACAAGTGCAGCTATGGAAAG GACCTGATCGAGGATCTGAAGTATGAGCTGACAGGCCATTTTGAGCGTCTCATCGTCAGTCTGATGAGGACATCAGCCTACCACGATGCCAAAGAAATCCATGATGCTGTCAAT GGAGCTGGAACAAACGAGAGATGCCTTATTGAAGTCATGGCATCCAGAACCAACAAACAGACTCATGATATGGTTGAAGCTTACAAGGATG CTTATGGCAGAGACATAGAAGAGGATGTGATTGCTGACACTTCAGGCCATTTTAAGAAGATGCTGATTGTTTTACTTCAG GGGACCAGAGATGAGTCAGGGGTTGTGGATGCAGACCTGGTGGAGCAGGATGCACAA GACCTTTTTGCAGCGGGAGAGGAGCAGTGGGGGACAGACGAGGCCAAATTCATCATGATCCTGGGAAACCGTAGCGTGACCCACCTTCGCATGG TTTTCGATGCATACGAGAAGATCGCAGAGTGCTCCATAGAGGACAGCATAAAGAGCGAGCTGTCTGGAGACTTTGAGAGGCTCATGCTGGCTGTTG TCCAGTGCATCAGGAGTGTTTCCATGTTCTTTGCCAAACGCCTTTACAAGTCAATGAAG GGTCTGGGTACAGCTGACAACACCCTGATCAGGATCATGATTTCTCGCTCTGAGATAGACATGTTGGACATTCGAGAGTGCTTCCGGTTAGGATATGAAAAGTCACTATACAACATGATTAAG GATGACACATCAGGGGATTACAAGAGGACTCTGCTGAACCTGTGTGGAGGAGATGATGA CTTAGCTGGAGAGTTCTTTCCTGAAGCTGCTCAGATAGCCTACAAGATGTGGGAATTAAGTTCCATGACCAAAGTCCAG TTAAGACCAACAATCCGTCCTGCATCCAGTTTCGACCCAGCCGCTGATGCACAAGCCCTGAGGAAAGCTATGAAGGGATTTG GAACAGATGAAGATGCAATCATTGACATTGTTGCACAGAGAAGCAACGCTCAGAGGCAAGAGATCAGACAGACCTTCAAATCCCTCCTTGGAAGG GATCTGATGAAAGACTTGAAGTCTGAACTGTCGAAGAACTTGGAGAGGTTGATCATTGCGCTCATGTTGACCCCTGCAGAGTTTGATGCCAAAATGATGAGGAAGGCAATGGAG GGCGCTGGGACAGATGAACATAGCCTGATCGAGATTCTTGTCACCAGAAGCAACGAGGAAATACATGCCATGAATGCAGCTTACCAGGACG CCTACAAGAAGTCTATGGAGGAAGCCATTCAGTCTGACACATCAGGCCACTTCTGTCGCATTCTTGTTTCTCTGGTGCAG GGTGCAAGAGAGGAGGGCCCTGCTGACATGGAGAGAGCCTCTTCAGATGCTCAG GATCTTGCCGATGCATGCAATGCAGAGTCTGATGACATGGAGATGAAGTTTATGAGTATTCTGTGCACTAGAAGCTTCCCCCATCTTAGAAAAG TTTTTCAGGAGTTTGTCAAATGCAGCAACAAGGACATTGAACAGATAATTAAGAAGGAGATGTCAGGAGACGTCAAAAATGCCTTTTATGCTATAg TTCGCAGCGTAAAGAACAAGCCCTCTTATTTTGCAGACCGTTTGTACAAAGCCATGAAG GGTCTTGGCACAGACGACAGAGCCCTGATCCGCATCATGGTGTCCCGTAGCGAGATTGACCTTTTCAACATTCGCAAAGAATTCAAGGAAACACATGACGCCTCTCTTCATGAATTCATCCAG GGTGACACCTCAGGAGACTATCGTAAAACCCTGCTCATACTCTGTGGAGGGGAAGACTAA